CAAGTTAATCTCTTATTACCCGGTGTTAGTTAGGATGTCTACAAAATAAGAAAGAGAACTCTATAATATGTTATGATAGagatttattatgttattttattaaaactaaaaaaacaaaataaaatgcaGCTTTCTAGATCTAAACTCTAGCCATAATGCAGATtctactatatattttttagctaaaaataagaaattaaagtGATTACACATTGAAAAGTGAAAAACAAGATGAAGTGACTGAAATTGGGAGATCAATAACGTTCAGAGAGCCCACTAATGGTTGATTTCTTGTCTATGCACAGAGAATATTAGCGGGCTGGACAAGTTCACGGTGCACAACTTGGCCTTGGAAACACTCAGAATTAGTGAAAATGGCATTTTGTGCCAATTTTGTAGGATCTAGTGTACTTCTTAGACTAGATTTTCATTGTCGTGATCATTTATGAATTTGATCCTTAAAGGGTTGGTAAAATTTAGAAAgtcattaatataataaataattgtgtaaatgtcatatttaatataagccattatataatatgaaattaagtttatggtttATAAGTGTATTTACGATGAATATAAAGTAAGAATACGTAagtgacatttttaattttatgaaggcTAAATTAGAACTGACAAAACCATAATAACTAACCTaatgttagttattttgtaaCGGTAATGATCCCTATTCGAGGTACGATCAATTTCCTCTTTGCGTCCCTATCAACATAGAGAAACTAATTATTTGATGCACTCATCAAATTGGAAGAACTATTCTATCTAAGGAAAgtaaaaaaagattaaagatattttaaattataaggaggagaatatttagaatattaattaaggTACTCTTAtgtaatattcaaatttaataagatCTCCACATGAATTCAAAAGTTTTTCAGATTAAATCTCCGACATCGTCATGATAATGACATTGTGAATAATCCTTAACAGCCTAATTTGGTTGTTAAAAGTTTTTCGATTTCTTTTCAACTAGATAGTCCACTAGAAAATTATATGGATAGAGACTCATCTTTTAAGTctcacatttttaatatttttataatatatatttaatattagaatttatttataaaataattttaaattagttaaattactttattttttttaatgagattaatactttaaattatatatatatatatatattatttataattgttaaaacttaaaataatttcaaatataccCTAATATGGTAACTCAAATAGGAATAATTAGGTGTGTAAGCGGTTCAATTCTATCGATTTTTTCACCGACTAATTCATCCTAACCGTTGGTGTTAGTTTTTCTAAATCTCCATCCGTCGATTGATGGTTAAATGTCAATTCGGTTTGGTCGGTTATAAAATCGGTTTAGTTGATTTATCAGTTTAAtcgttaaaaacataaaatatatatttaatataataaagtagaaaatgaaaaaaacaataaatatatataatataataaactaaaagaatgaaaaattgatgaagaaaatttttataaataaaattttaacaaattagtaacaaaacacatcattaaaagaaaatgtattaaaatatgaattaaatcaaaatgagtttaaaaaatagaaaaacatcAAGTATAAATGAGTGATaggggagggaatttgagggagtgaatgatgtgtcactaaatggtggaaaaaggataaaaggtgaagagagaaaagagataaattttgttatttttttggctaatcaaattgcatcacgtcattccctcactcaaattccctctcctaattatttatatatataaaaaatatgtgtatATCAATATTTGAAccttaactttaataataattaataactttatcttttattactagactaaaaaaaacatatacttCCAAAAATATCCAAACACGTATATATACGAGTTGATCGGTTTATCCGTCTGTTTTTCAATATCTAAACCGCTAACTAAACctatagaaaattataaatcgATCAAAAAACTCAGTtcgattttaataatatattacaaataaaattatgtacataaatttagaattattaatctttttaaaagatttcaaactaaaataattgtctcaaagattttttattatcttattattgaAGTGAGTTGATTGATATTTATATAGAAAAGTAAAATGTTAGATTAATAATAAGTGTACTAGTTAATAACAAACAGGATACAATTTTCAAGAGTACTACTATTGATCTGATGAATATAAATAATGGAGAGGAGAGGCTTATTTCAATCATCATCAGTTTCGTTCAAGAGAGAAAACAAGATACATGGCATCAGCTGCTACTTTCCTCGTTTGTTTATCATCACTtatgcttcttcttcttctggtGAGTATTACTATTTCATTTATGTGtttatacttattataatttgattgattaacTTAACTAATTAAGGCAAAATATGTAGCTTCCGAGCAGCAGTAATGGAGCAAGAATGGAGGCTGGAGGAGAAGAATACTGGAGAGATATAATTAAGAACGACAGCCCCATTCCTCAAGCACTCAAAGGCCTTCTCCCCCGTGGCCGTCATCATGATCAGGCCCAGACCAATACCGGCTCGGAAAGACTAACCGACAATTGCCATACAGAAAAAGCAAAGAACCCATTTACCAATCTGTTTGAACCGAGGCCAGACGGCTCATCCTATCCGGCTGCTGATAAAGAGGAGAAGCTGCAGTTCGTACGGAGCTTTGAGCCGAGACCAGACGGCACATCCTATCCGGCGGCTGATAAAGAGGAGAAGCTGCAGTTCGTACGGAGCTTTGAGCCGAGGCCAGACGGCACATCCTATCCGGCTGCTGATAAAGAGGAAAAGCTGCAGTTCGTACGGAGCTTCGAGCCGAGGCCAGACGGCACATCCTATCCGGCTGCTGATAAAGAGGAGAAGCTGCAGTTCGTACGGAGCTTCGAGCCGAGGCCAGACGGCACATCTTATCCGGCGGCTGATAAAGAGGAGAAGCTGCAGTTCGTACGGAGCTTTGAGCCGAGGCCAGACGGCACATCCTATCCGGCTGCTGATAAGGAGGAGAAGCTGCAGTTCGTACGGAGCTTTGAGCCGAGGCCAGACGGCACATCCTATCCGGCTGCTGATAAGGAGGAGAAGCTGCAGTTCGTACGGAGCTTTGAGCCGAGGCCAGACGGCACATCCTATCCGGCTGCTGATAAAGAGGAGAAGCTGGAGTTCGTACGGAGCTTTGAGCCGAGGCCAGACGGCACATCCTATCCGGCTGATAAAGACGAGAAGCTGCAGTTCGTACGAAGTTTTGAGCCGAGGCCAGACGGCACATCCTATCCGGCTGATAAAGACGAGAAACTGCAGCTGGTAAGGAGCTTTGAGATGAGTCTAGACACTTAAGCCTATCCCGCTGCATAGAAGGAGTTTGAATGGTAATGCAAACCTACATTCTactatctatttttttttatgtgtttgTGTTGTACTATATTTATGTGTTCTCTTATATGAGTggtgagaaataaataaatagtgtaGGGTTGCAAGTGTGAGAGTTGGTTGTAACTTGTAAGCATATTGATAATTTCTATGTATTGTATGTgttaataaaactatatattttttttaaatgacttttagcgctatttcattaaaaatttccaaaaatggaaaaaaaccacgagtttaagagatcattctagacatgcctaaaataattttgaagtcgtaacattctgagtaaaagctaaaaagctaaaaacgtaaatgaattatctaattacaatgcattccgttcttgccaaatgttatacacctcTGCTCCATAGCTGCACTTGAACacacttgttgcaaatctatttcccttggctttgagtagtgctgcatatttgatttcattccattcgctcgggaaactgatcagctctaggcttttatagaatttgtcccaaagctctgaagcaatacaacagctcccgaataggtgatctatggtttcttcatttcctctacatagaagataGCTCGTGTCcgagatgctcatatacttgctgatacgatcacgagtgttgagtctttcccagaaggcgatccataggatgaattggtgtctagggataatcttcgttgaccatacaagaggagcccattctactttctgtgctttttcccgggttacctcccatatttttttcgataccagcttcccattgtcctcagcttttcattcatgaatatccggtttgtcgtgtagttgtatgttacttatatgatcaagtatcctcagtctttctggatttcttcttaggagtgagtcccaattcacgtctttaatgtctctgattttcgcttttgtgcAGTCCCTTTTGATGcaggtattttgaaactcctccttgtggatgataggctggttttcgaaccagggatcgtgccagaatagaatgcctttcccgtcccctagccggatgtcataaagatctgcaatatcgctacttagtttaaaaatcttttttagagaccagctcataccttcatgaactttgcaggtccagatgctggtttcgtatttcataaacctcgtatgcacccatttgatccatagtgactcctgattgcgtttaaagcccacaaatgcttgaaggtgagagccttgttccactcgatatgGTATCAGTATTAGAATTCAAGAGAATTAGAagatatagaaaaataaacttataatgAATCTTTGATATCTTCTTTGGCTTCTTAAGCAAATTCTTGAGTGAATAAGGTGTTCAACACAGCGAAACAGTGGTCGACAAGAAATAGTACGATAATATTCAATGGAGCGAATTATATCAATTGGAGTAGTTGTAATCGTTTAGACCTAGaagcaaaattaaaattagggtTTGTAGATGAGTCATGTATTTCTCCAATAGAAGCTACTGAGTTTGATCGATGGAATATGTGAACTGTTTAGTTCGGTCATGGATCTTGAATACAGTTTCAAAAGAGATAAATGTCAACCACTCACAAACTACTACAACACTTAATTTGTGGGTTGATATCAAAGAACTATATCAAGAAAATAATGGTCCGCTAGCATTCCAACTCCAAGAGGTGTAGACACCCCATTTTTACACCTTTGatatctaataaaaatttaggtCTAAAAATATACTCATGTTTGTTATGGGACCgggaaaacaaaaaaatgtctTTTGAAAACTCACTCAGAAAAGCCTAAACTCTCAAATCGCATTTTCTCATCGATAGGTAGGCGATGATCTAAAGGACAAATTTCAAGAATGCTCAAGTCTCAAGTCCCCTCGTACTTTTAGAATAGCCGGCATGAGAAAtcatgaattttgagtataatattgctGTTGGAGAAAATGTACTAAAGATTCATTTCGAAGCCCATTTAGGAGTCAAATCGTTGTTTTTCACAACAACTCGATTTCCAAAACCTGTTACATGTTCATAttgtacgttttgaaaaatcttaatttttgaGTACAATATTACTGTTGACAAATATGTGCAGAAGACGCTCAAAAGAGGAGAAAATGAAAGATTGGATCAAACTCGAGTCAACTCGCCAACCGACGAGTCAACCTGGTTCAAAGAAGGGTCAAACACAAGTCAAATGGAGGTGGGAAGCATTTGACCGGTCTTCTGAAGTTGAAAagaggattatttaaaaatgagattatttgaaaacgggtttatttgaaaaaagggAAGAATTTACACCTTTAGAACCCTTTCAAGCTAACAAAGATAACATttgaacatcttctaataacaaacatagtcattcgtacatgcttatcatttaaacataGTCATTCGTAtatgtttatcttttttttgtaaagttgcgtaactttatcttttgtagagaacatatttctctaaaataaattatctttttttgtgaggtagaggaggtaacccatttatgtttTGCTGATGATTTATTCATGCTAGTGCATGCAGACGTTGAtttcattaaaactattagggctgcactaacattttttttgagGTTATAGATcttactattaatgaaagcaaaagtgtcaCATTTTATGGAGgagtgaaggacgaaacaaagtaggacatattcaacatcatgggaATTGCAGATGATagctttcccgtaaggtacttggGGATTCCTTCAACTACGAAatagatcgagatctcacactgcaagccgctgattgaagaggtaaaaaacacgatatctggctgggcggcgaagaaactttcttatgtagggagtatcaaacttatcaaaactgTAGTCATTGGCATAATTGGATACTGGGCGCAGCAGATGGCCATTCCAAAGAAGTTAATGAAGGAGCTAGACACGCTAATGAGGAACTTcatctggggcagtagcgggataggagaaaaaaaatcaattggacTGCTCTCTGTAAGTCGAAAGAGGAGGGAGACATTAACCTAAAGAATTGcgtcgagtggaacaaggctctaaccttcaagcatctgtgggcatTGGAACACAACCAAGaatcattatggatcaaatgggtacacACGCGATTTATGAAACAGGAAACCAATATCTGGACGTGTAAAATCAATGAAGGTACGAGCTGGTCACTAAAGAAAAATCTTAAACTGAGAAGTGATATTGCAGACCTTTACGACATTcagctaggggacgggaaatacACTATGTTCTGGCACGatccctggttcgaaaaccagtcAATCATTCATAAAGAGGAGTTCAAAATAcacgtatcagaagggactgtaCAGTGACAAAAATCAGAGACATAAAAGACGTGGATTAAAACTCGCTTTTGAGAAGAAATCGAGAAGGATAGAGGATACTAGATCACATCAGTAACATACAACTCCGAGAAAGACCCGACATTCATGAATGAAATACAgaagacaatgggaagctggtctcaaagagaatatgggaggtaattcgagaaaaagcgtagaaagtagaatgagctCCTCTCATATGGTTAACCAAGATCAttcctcgacaccagttcatcctatgacttgccttctgggaaagactcagcactcgtgaccatatcaacaagtatatgagcatcccgaaTGTGAGTTATCTTCTATGCAATAAAAGTGAAGAAACCATTAATCACCTGTTTGGGAGTTGTAGTATAGCATTGGAAATTTGGGACAAATTTtctaaaagcctggagctgatcagtttcccgaagGAATGgaaaaaatcaaagaaacagCACTACTTAAAGGCAAAGGAAACAGATTTGCAACAAACGTATTCAAGTGTGGCTTTGGAGTAGTAGTTTacaacatttggcaagaacgtaATGCGATAGTCTATGGAAAAACCCGCAGAAGTGTTGAAGAATTATGGAGAGATATAGTCTCGGATTGTGGGGCACTTGCGGGAACATGGATAAAAGTTTCAAGTACGGAGCATAATTCGAATATCAGcaggaattggaatttaccgtttactgaaatcattagaaacgaaaacattgtaattagatagttcatttacgtttttgcttttatttagaataatataatttcaaaatgattctaggtctgtctagaatgatctcttaagctcgtggtttttttcccgttcttgggaatttttaatgaaatgacgctaaatCGTTTTTTTTTCccgaaaaaaaattatttttttatttatcataatacacacaattatttttgtgttattattaacaaaaatatttgcacccacattcgtgttgataaccttttttaaatcacacacatttatatgatttataaatcaataattttctaatcaagaaattgtcacacaattcttatacaattttttttgttatacttatcatagaatgaataagataactatatcataaatatttaattgaataaaatataatttctatatagaaattaaaatatttattcatatataaatcattcttcacataatctttatataaaaaattaaaatatttaatcaataaaaatatttatttcaacacttaatttctataaaaaactagaatatttaatcaaataaatattcaccgtatcacataatttctacaaaagaaattataatatttcaagCATTTTTGATCGAAGTcgtttaaacatttattttcagcTGCAAGTTTGCATCCCGTAGTATCGatacgtttgccacattattctcaaatcaaacacgatttttcttgtaattctttgattttaaaatattaaatcaagtAATAAATCTGTATTATACAATTGAataatgtatatcaaatatattatattaaactaaaattaatatatcctatatataatattatatattattacttctTTAATAGTAAGTCACCATAATatgagaaaaacaaatatatataataatatatatatatatataataacttagaaacataatcaaataaataatatattatatattattaaacaaatatatatacaatttcttatatatataaaaataactttataaatacataataattaattaaattattaattattataattaattagaatgttactcacttatttttaactaactaattatataaataaatatttatattatcaataaaaaacacataattttgtgataaaattcaaaattatctattaaaataaaatagataaaagaataaatacttatttatatatgcATGGACGGATACATTAAAGGGCTAGGCTGGAGCCAGCCCTACCTGGcctgtaattttttttagtatataacagtaagataaaaatatatttgtgttt
This is a stretch of genomic DNA from Impatiens glandulifera chromosome 4, dImpGla2.1, whole genome shotgun sequence. It encodes these proteins:
- the LOC124935394 gene encoding uncharacterized protein LOC124935394, producing MASAATFLVCLSSLMLLLLLLPSSSNGARMEAGGEEYWRDIIKNDSPIPQALKGLLPRGRHHDQAQTNTGSERLTDNCHTEKAKNPFTNLFEPRPDGSSYPAADKEEKLQFVRSFEPRPDGTSYPAADKEEKLQFVRSFEPRPDGTSYPAADKEEKLQFVRSFEPRPDGTSYPAADKEEKLQFVRSFEPRPDGTSYPAADKEEKLQFVRSFEPRPDGTSYPAADKEEKLQFVRSFEPRPDGTSYPAADKEEKLQFVRSFEPRPDGTSYPAADKEEKLEFVRSFEPRPDGTSYPADKDEKLQFVRSFEPRPDGTSYPADKDEKLQLVRSFEMSLDT